One Brassica napus cultivar Da-Ae chromosome C2, Da-Ae, whole genome shotgun sequence DNA window includes the following coding sequences:
- the LOC106378452 gene encoding uncharacterized protein LOC106378452, with product MGVYCLHHNSRIPFESAIWVFDDEAMGSYPWGRTAYEVLIDSIKTLAPEGGSYTISGITVALLIWAYESVACFGENFGRVVNNEDVPLLRWGGKRTRASFDNLLAAEIKEHGEVRLRRMVLKDSIEEMFPKWPGEPDDPQLVSLITDIHAGRFVKGFWEVHGNTQGNAQGKGNKKKKKMKGGVSSEAEPPTKKQKKVKTQNESEAAAAGKGSSEKEGSKDLELENKATLTTIVSTLDYISTKFEQFDSWLEAYELDRNRPLMDQKTIDDRVKALLEERLKVLGVGKIPENNDNPSPPSADKALSLASPWVKTQQKSVNSPALAATSGKIFGPKKNLAKELDKESGVKRTLAEEFGSVAKATDLDSQHIDFVLVSPSKATKEDKDAKVPAYGCGCRGKRIVKGEEADEKKKTAQADAAFKRKEKAEAKKKAAEAKKKDAEAKKKEAEAKKKEAELKKKQEAEVVGEENKFALESDVENQEVIRSAVVREYREKRVQLSPKGFALTAVSSPLVFPYVGDDGTTCLRKNVTPSLVIYDPLAPIDPVLLEKLMQHIKGIPPKPPAPADKPAVFSTDHEGDFYSILIHERPWPEKEYGWMFDNFKIKPSMFNFKGNGYEDMLKGKLPDHCPTKLKWYEDVDHLYGCLQTGRNHWVAYHVDLKKEKIDCYDPIFGEATPEMLGVTFDGINDKNIQGLRMKMAAEILDEGGNSVMSNLLAN from the exons ATGGGAGTCTATTGTTTGCATCACAATTCAAGGATACCTTTTGAAAGTGCAATATGGGTATTCGACGATGAAGCCATGGGGTCATATCCATGGGGTCGGACTGCATACGAAGTTCTCATTGACTCTATTAAAACGTTGGCTCCAGAAGGAGGGTCATACACAATAAGCGGCATAACCGTCGCGTTATTGATTTGGGCATATGAATCTGTCGCCTGCTTCGGTGAGAATTTTGGGAGGGTGGTGAATAATGAAGACGTTCCGCTTTTGCGATGGGGTGGAAAGCGTACACGTGCAAGTTTTGATAACTTGTTGGCTGCCGAAATCAAAGAGCATGGCGAG GTGCGTCTGAGGAGAATGGTTTTGAAGGACTCAATTGAAGAGATGTTTCCTAAATGGCCGGGTGAACCTGACGACCCACAACTCGTTAGCTTGATAACAGACATACATGCAGGTAGATTTGTGAAAGGTTTTTGGGAAGTGCATGGGAATACGCAGGGTAATGCGCAGGGGAAGgggaataagaagaagaagaaaatgaagggTGGAGTTTCGTCAGAAGCTGAGCCACCCActaagaagcagaagaaagttAAGACACAAAATGAGTCTGAAGCTGCTGCAGCGGGAAAGGGTTCTAGCGAGAAGGAAGGTAGCAAAGATTTGGAGTTGGAGAACAAAGCGACTCTGACGACCATTGTGAGTACTCTGGATTATATTTCCACGAAATTTGAGCAGTTTGACTCATGGTTGGAAGCTTACGAGTTAGACCGGAACAGACCATTGATGGACCAAAAGACCATTGATGACAGGGTGAAAGCTTTACTGGAGGAGCGTCTGAAAGTTCTGGGAGTTGGGAAAATTCCCGAAAACAATGATAACCCTTCTCCACCATCAGCAGATAAAGCTTTATCGTTGGCATCACCGTGGGTTAAAACGCAGCAGAAGTCTGTCAATAGTCCAGCGTTAGCTGCGACTTCTGGTAAGATTTTTGGACCGAAAAAGAATTTGGCGAAGGAGCTTGATAAGGAATCAGGGGTGAAAAGGACTTTGGCTGAGGAGTTTGGCAGTGTCGCAAAAGCTACTGATCTTGATAGTCAACATATTGATTTCGTATTAGTTTCTCCTTCAAAGGCTACTAAGGAAGATAAGGATGCTAAGGTTCCAGCCTATGGATGCGGCTGTAGGGGTAAGCGTATTGTTAAGGGTGAGGAAGccgatgagaaaaaaaaaacagcgcAGGCAGATGCTGCATttaagaggaaggagaaggctGAGGCTAAAAAAAAAGCGGCTGAGGCTAAGAAAAAAGATGCTGAGGCTAAGAAAAAAGAGGCTGAAGCTAAGAAAAAAGAGGCTGAattaaagaagaaacaagaggctGAGG TTGTTGGGGAAGAGAACAAATTTGCGCTGGAGTCTGATGTCGAGAATCAGGAAGTGATTAGATCTGCCGTAGTAAGGGAATATCGGGAGAAACGTGTTCAATTATCTCCAAAAGGGTTTGCATTGACGGCAGTTTCTTCACCACTAGTTTTTCCGTACGTTGGAGACGATGGAACAACGTGCCTGAGGAAGAATGTTACTCCTTCATTAGTAATATATGACCCTCTAGCACCTATTGATCCGGTGCTATTAGAAAAACTGATGCAACACATTAAGGGAATTCCACCCAAACCACCAGCACCAGCAGATAAACCAGCAGTCTTCTCCACTGATCATGAGGGTGATTTCTACAGCATACTCATCCATGAAAGACCGTGGCCGGAAAAGGAATATGGATGGATGTTTGATAAT TTCAAGATAAAACCTAGTATGTTCAATTTCAAAGGCAATGGTTATGAAGATATGTTAAAGGGTAAGCTTCCCGATCACTGTCCAACAAAATTGAAGTGGTATGAAGATGTGGATCACTTGTACGGATGTCTTCAAACTGGCAGAAATCACTGGGTTGCGTATCATGTGgatctgaagaaggagaagattgaTTGCTACGATCCAATCTTTGGAGAGGCAACACCCGAAA TGCTTGGTGTAACGTTTGATGGGATAAACGATAAAAATATTCAAGGTTTACGGATGAAGATGGCAGCAGAGATCCTCGATGAAGGAGGAAATTCTGTGATGAGCAATTTGCTGGCTAATTGA